In Nocardia yunnanensis, one DNA window encodes the following:
- a CDS encoding acetyl-CoA C-acetyltransferase produces MTTKARSAKAAAKTTKQARPVAILGGNRIPFARSDGKYAHASNQDMFTAALNGLVSRFGLQGERLGMVVGGAVLKRVGEHGMIRESVLGSTLSPYTPAHDLQLACGTGLQSIVTVADGIALGRLENGIGGGTDTTSDAPIGVSEGMREWMLDANRAKKNSDYVKLVGRLRPSMVGIEIPRNAEPRTGLSMGEHAAITAKEFGIAREAQDELAYLSHKNMAAAYDRGFMDDLITPFLGLTRDDNLRPGSTIEKLSTLKPVFGVKAGDATMTAGNSTPLTDGASAVLLGSEEWAASRNLQPLAYLVDSEVAAVDYIHGPDGLLMAPTYAVPRLLARNGLTLQDFDYYEIHEAFASVVLATLQAWESDQYCKERLGLDGALGKIDRSKLNVNGSSLAAGHPFAATGGRIIAQTAKQLAETGGGRALVSICAAGGQGVVAIVER; encoded by the coding sequence GTGACCACCAAAGCCCGTTCGGCGAAGGCCGCGGCCAAGACCACCAAGCAGGCGCGCCCGGTTGCCATCCTCGGCGGTAACCGCATCCCGTTCGCTCGTTCGGACGGCAAGTACGCCCACGCCTCCAACCAGGACATGTTCACCGCGGCGCTGAACGGCCTGGTCTCCCGCTTCGGCCTGCAGGGCGAGCGGCTGGGCATGGTCGTCGGCGGCGCGGTGCTCAAGCGGGTCGGCGAGCACGGCATGATCCGCGAGAGCGTGCTCGGCTCCACCCTGTCGCCCTACACCCCGGCGCACGATCTGCAGCTGGCCTGCGGCACCGGTCTGCAGTCCATCGTGACCGTGGCCGACGGAATCGCCCTGGGCCGCCTCGAGAACGGCATCGGCGGCGGCACCGACACCACCTCCGACGCACCGATCGGCGTGAGCGAGGGCATGCGCGAGTGGATGCTCGACGCCAACCGCGCCAAGAAGAACTCCGACTACGTGAAGCTGGTCGGCCGCCTGCGCCCGTCCATGGTCGGCATCGAGATCCCGCGCAATGCCGAACCGCGCACGGGCCTTTCGATGGGCGAGCACGCCGCCATCACCGCCAAGGAGTTCGGCATCGCCCGCGAGGCGCAGGACGAGCTGGCCTACCTGTCGCACAAGAACATGGCCGCCGCCTACGACCGCGGCTTCATGGACGATCTCATCACCCCGTTCCTGGGCCTGACCCGCGACGACAACCTGCGTCCGGGCTCGACCATCGAGAAGCTCTCGACCCTGAAGCCGGTCTTCGGCGTCAAGGCGGGCGACGCCACCATGACCGCGGGCAACTCCACCCCGCTCACCGACGGCGCGTCCGCGGTGCTGCTGGGCTCGGAGGAGTGGGCGGCCTCGCGCAACCTGCAGCCGCTGGCCTACCTGGTCGACTCCGAGGTCGCGGCGGTGGATTACATCCACGGACCCGACGGGCTGCTCATGGCCCCGACCTACGCGGTGCCGCGCCTGCTGGCCCGAAACGGCCTGACGCTGCAGGACTTCGACTACTACGAGATCCACGAGGCGTTCGCCTCCGTGGTGCTGGCGACCCTGCAGGCGTGGGAGTCCGACCAGTACTGCAAGGAGCGGCTGGGTCTGGACGGCGCGCTGGGCAAGATCGACCGGTCGAAGCTGAACGTGAACGGTTCCTCGCTGGCGGCGGGCCACCCGTTCGCGGCCACCGGCGGCCGCATCATCGCCCAGACCGCCAAGCAGCTGGCGGAGACGGGTGGCGGGCGCGCGCTGGTCTCCATCTGCGCCGCGGGCGGCCAGGGCGTCGTCGCGATCGTCGAGCGCTGA
- a CDS encoding DUF2613 domain-containing protein: MKFAVPGAASAVGGALVGLAAILIITMAASQDKRPDIDRSGDAGSSLLNNVEYGSR, translated from the coding sequence ATGAAGTTTGCCGTTCCTGGTGCAGCGAGTGCTGTCGGTGGCGCCCTGGTCGGGCTGGCGGCGATCCTGATCATCACCATGGCGGCGTCGCAGGACAAGCGCCCCGATATCGACCGCAGCGGCGACGCGGGCTCGTCGCTGCTGAACAACGTTGAGTACGGCTCGCGCTGA
- a CDS encoding ADP-ribosylglycohydrolase family protein has product MESAFFGHHEADPRALLYYEWCQRTESGYAVDDFAEEVRDLSHTERTVPALCWQLLDRVESAPRLPDWPFVEWADAPGSVNLPDLEHDSPTPDPALPDRVYGGWLGRCAGCTLGKPLENGFLWTPESIRAYLEPYGAYPLRDYVPVAEPVSPAIGSRRDWRAATLGGIDGCPRDDDIDYTILGLHLLEQCGPAFTAGDVAALWLDRLPFLQTYTAERVAYRNLIDGFAPPDTATFRNPYREWIGGLIRADIHGYAHPGRPRRAAVAAAREASISHVGNGLWAAMWAAALVAAAFTAASPAQALDVALTVIPERSRLAVALTEVRDDHRRGASWDQAVAAIHIRHGHYSWVHSIGNACLIAAGLLWGAGDFTRTIGLTVQSGWDTDSNGATAGSVAGIFSGASGIPAHWTDPLHDTVRSAVSGYDSARISELARRTLGVAR; this is encoded by the coding sequence ATGGAGTCGGCCTTCTTCGGCCATCACGAAGCCGATCCCCGGGCCCTGCTGTACTACGAATGGTGTCAGCGCACCGAATCCGGTTACGCGGTCGACGATTTCGCCGAGGAGGTGCGCGACCTCAGCCACACCGAGCGCACCGTCCCGGCGCTGTGCTGGCAGCTGCTGGATCGGGTGGAGAGCGCGCCCCGACTGCCCGACTGGCCCTTCGTCGAGTGGGCGGATGCGCCGGGGAGCGTGAATCTGCCCGATCTGGAACACGATTCGCCGACGCCGGATCCGGCACTGCCGGACCGTGTGTACGGCGGCTGGCTCGGCCGCTGCGCCGGCTGCACCCTCGGCAAGCCGCTGGAGAACGGCTTTCTCTGGACGCCCGAAAGCATCCGGGCCTATCTCGAGCCGTACGGCGCGTACCCGCTGCGCGACTACGTGCCCGTCGCCGAACCCGTCTCCCCGGCGATCGGCAGCCGACGGGATTGGCGCGCAGCCACTCTCGGCGGCATCGACGGCTGCCCGCGCGATGACGACATCGACTACACCATCCTCGGCCTGCATCTGCTCGAGCAGTGCGGCCCGGCCTTCACCGCCGGCGACGTGGCCGCCCTCTGGCTCGATCGCCTGCCCTTCCTGCAGACCTACACCGCCGAACGCGTCGCCTACCGCAACCTCATCGACGGCTTCGCGCCGCCCGACACCGCGACATTCCGAAATCCCTACCGGGAGTGGATCGGTGGGCTCATTCGCGCCGACATCCACGGCTACGCCCATCCTGGGCGGCCCCGCCGCGCCGCCGTGGCCGCCGCCCGCGAGGCGTCGATCTCCCACGTGGGCAATGGTTTGTGGGCCGCCATGTGGGCGGCGGCGCTGGTCGCCGCCGCCTTCACCGCCGCGAGTCCCGCGCAGGCGCTGGACGTCGCGCTGACGGTGATTCCGGAGCGCTCCCGGCTCGCGGTGGCGCTCACCGAGGTGCGCGACGACCATCGGCGCGGCGCGTCCTGGGATCAGGCGGTGGCCGCCATCCACATTCGGCACGGTCACTACAGCTGGGTGCACTCCATCGGCAACGCCTGCCTGATCGCCGCCGGATTGCTGTGGGGCGCAGGCGATTTCACGCGCACGATCGGCCTGACGGTGCAGTCGGGCTGGGACACCGACTCCAATGGCGCGACCGCCGGTTCGGTGGCCGGGATCTTCTCGGGGGCGTCGGGCATCCCCGCGCACTGGACCGACCCGCTCCACGACACCGTCCGCAGCGCCGTCTCCGGCTACGACAGCGCCCGCATCTCGGAACTGGCCCGCCGCACCCTGGGCGTCGCCCGCTGA
- a CDS encoding 3-oxoacyl-ACP reductase produces the protein MAASKSKGAPNLYGSFVHSAPGAFLASKLGLPQPETLRRYKQGEPALPGPVLLGGKGRVADAVRNLLGDYTFVDSVTPGVKFGALVFDATGIKTIEELEQLFQFFQPAMRSIAASGRVLVVGTTPELAGSVDAQIAQRALEGFTRSVGKELLRGATSNLVYLHPEAAAAATGLESTLRFVLSAKSAFVDGQVFRVGKDDATAPASWDKPLEGKVAVVTGAARGIGATIAEVFARDGATVIVADIPAAGEALSETANKVGATALALDVTAPDAAEKLAEFATQRFGGIDIVVHNAGITRDKLLANMDEGRWNSVLNVNLAAPHRITEGLVAKGALRSGGRVIDVSSIAGIAGNRGQTNYGASKAGVIGMVNAEAPKLAEKNITINAVAPGFIETAMTAAIPLATREGGRLLSSLLQGGQTVDVAETIAYFASPASNAVNGNIVRVCGQAMIGA, from the coding sequence GTGGCTGCCAGCAAGAGCAAGGGCGCTCCCAACCTCTACGGATCTTTCGTTCACTCCGCCCCCGGCGCGTTCCTGGCCAGCAAGCTCGGCCTGCCGCAGCCGGAGACCCTGCGCCGCTACAAGCAGGGCGAGCCCGCGCTCCCCGGCCCGGTGCTGCTGGGCGGCAAGGGCCGCGTCGCTGACGCGGTGCGGAACCTGCTGGGCGACTACACCTTCGTGGACTCGGTCACCCCGGGCGTGAAGTTCGGTGCGCTGGTGTTCGACGCGACCGGCATCAAGACCATCGAAGAGCTCGAGCAGCTGTTCCAGTTCTTCCAGCCCGCCATGCGCAGCATCGCCGCCTCCGGTCGCGTGCTGGTCGTCGGCACCACCCCCGAGCTGGCCGGTTCGGTCGACGCGCAGATCGCGCAGCGCGCGCTCGAGGGCTTCACCCGCTCGGTCGGCAAGGAGCTGCTGCGCGGCGCCACCAGCAACCTGGTCTACCTGCACCCCGAAGCCGCCGCTGCCGCAACGGGTCTGGAGTCCACCCTGCGCTTCGTGCTGTCGGCCAAGTCGGCCTTCGTCGACGGCCAGGTCTTCCGGGTCGGCAAGGACGACGCCACCGCCCCCGCCTCCTGGGACAAGCCGCTCGAGGGCAAGGTGGCCGTGGTCACCGGCGCGGCTCGCGGCATCGGCGCGACCATCGCCGAGGTCTTCGCCCGGGACGGCGCGACCGTGATCGTCGCCGACATCCCGGCCGCCGGTGAGGCGCTGTCGGAGACCGCCAACAAGGTCGGCGCGACTGCGCTCGCCCTCGACGTCACCGCCCCCGACGCCGCGGAGAAGCTGGCCGAGTTCGCGACCCAGCGTTTCGGCGGCATCGACATCGTCGTCCACAATGCCGGCATCACCCGCGACAAGCTGCTCGCCAATATGGACGAGGGTCGCTGGAACTCGGTGCTGAACGTGAACCTCGCTGCGCCGCACCGCATTACCGAGGGACTGGTGGCCAAGGGCGCGCTGCGCTCGGGCGGTCGCGTCATCGACGTGTCCTCCATCGCCGGTATCGCGGGCAACCGCGGCCAGACCAACTACGGCGCGTCCAAGGCCGGTGTCATCGGCATGGTCAACGCCGAGGCCCCGAAGCTGGCCGAGAAGAACATCACCATCAACGCGGTGGCCCCCGGCTTCATCGAGACCGCCATGACCGCCGCCATCCCGCTGGCCACCCGCGAGGGCGGCCGCCTGCTGTCCTCGCTGCTGCAGGGCGGCCAGACCGTGGACGTCGCCGAGACCATCGCCTACTTCGCCTCCCCGGCGTCGAACGCGGTGAACGGCAATATCGTTCGCGTCTGCGGCCAGGCCATGATCGGAGCATGA
- a CDS encoding isochorismate synthase, whose translation MDGFLLATPDGVVRTSGARAGFDTAAAAAAALRSGAAELIVGALPFDPRRPAALVAPERAAHTAGPWRPAALPELPEVRVVSEIPSAAEHVARVTKLVAQLGDPAQPLRKVVAARSLLATAAAPLEAEVIAGQLVTRHPRAAVYAVDLSPAGRPGEALIGATPEMLISRHGRAVALHPLAGTLPRLADPDADAAQARDLLASSKNREEHAYVIDWIRERLAPVCVELSIPDGPELLSTPEVWHLATPIRGRLRDPATTALDLAVLLHPTPAVCGTPTDLALDAIADLEGDRGFYGGAVGWCDAAGDGDWYVAIRCAELSADARTLRAFGGGGIVAASDPDTELDETTAKLRTFLGGLRCAIPH comes from the coding sequence ATGGACGGATTTCTGCTCGCGACGCCGGACGGTGTCGTCCGCACCTCGGGCGCCCGGGCCGGCTTCGATACGGCGGCGGCCGCCGCGGCGGCGCTGCGCTCCGGCGCGGCCGAGCTGATCGTCGGCGCGCTGCCCTTCGATCCCCGCCGTCCCGCCGCCCTGGTCGCGCCCGAGCGGGCCGCGCACACCGCCGGCCCGTGGCGGCCCGCGGCGCTGCCGGAGCTGCCCGAGGTCCGGGTCGTCTCCGAAATTCCCAGTGCCGCAGAGCATGTCGCGCGCGTCACCAAGCTGGTGGCACAGCTGGGCGATCCGGCGCAGCCGCTGCGCAAGGTGGTCGCTGCCCGCTCGCTGCTGGCCACCGCCGCGGCGCCGCTGGAGGCGGAGGTGATCGCCGGACAGCTGGTGACGCGGCATCCGCGCGCCGCCGTCTACGCCGTCGATCTGTCGCCGGCGGGCCGGCCCGGCGAGGCGCTGATCGGCGCGACCCCGGAAATGCTGATCTCCCGGCACGGCCGCGCGGTCGCCCTGCATCCGCTGGCCGGCACCCTGCCCCGGCTCGCCGATCCGGACGCCGATGCCGCCCAAGCCCGAGATTTGCTGGCCAGCAGCAAGAATCGCGAGGAGCACGCCTACGTCATCGACTGGATCCGGGAACGGCTGGCACCGGTCTGCGTCGAACTGAGCATCCCCGACGGCCCCGAACTGCTGTCCACCCCCGAGGTCTGGCATCTCGCCACCCCCATCCGCGGCCGCCTGCGCGATCCGGCCACCACCGCCCTGGACCTGGCCGTCCTGTTGCACCCGACCCCGGCGGTCTGCGGCACCCCGACCGACCTCGCCCTCGACGCCATCGCCGACCTGGAAGGCGACCGCGGCTTCTACGGCGGCGCGGTCGGCTGGTGCGACGCCGCCGGCGACGGCGACTGGTACGTGGCCATCCGCTGCGCCGAACTCTCCGCCGACGCCCGCACCCTGCGCGCCTTCGGCGGCGGCGGCATCGTCGCCGCCTCCGACCCGGACACCGAACTGGACGAGACCACCGCCAAACTCCGCACCTTCCTCGGCGGACTGCGCTGCGCGATCCCGCACTAG
- a CDS encoding universal stress protein yields the protein MPCDVMLIAYDGSENARRAVEYAGRFLAADRAVVLTAWEPMVRQAARLSGLSGVMQPEWMTDDEIEDIALVDARNINAEGVRLAKLAGINAEARTVECTTTIWNAIVEVADELNVDIIVAGTRGATGIRALMHSSVADAVLKHCHRPVLLVPPGREPDPKPA from the coding sequence ATGCCGTGCGACGTCATGCTGATCGCCTACGACGGGTCCGAGAACGCCCGCCGGGCTGTCGAATACGCGGGCCGGTTCCTGGCCGCGGACCGGGCGGTGGTGCTGACCGCATGGGAGCCGATGGTGCGGCAGGCCGCGCGCCTGTCCGGGCTGTCGGGGGTGATGCAGCCCGAATGGATGACCGACGACGAGATCGAGGACATCGCCCTGGTGGACGCCAGGAACATCAATGCCGAGGGCGTACGGCTGGCCAAACTGGCCGGAATCAATGCCGAGGCGCGCACCGTGGAATGCACCACCACCATCTGGAACGCCATCGTCGAGGTGGCCGACGAGCTGAACGTGGACATCATCGTGGCGGGCACCCGCGGCGCCACCGGCATCCGCGCCCTCATGCACTCCAGCGTCGCGGACGCCGTCCTCAAGCACTGCCATCGGCCGGTGCTGCTGGTGCCGCCGGGACGCGAACCCGACCCGAAACCGGCCTAG
- a CDS encoding MaoC family dehydratase, with protein MMTQTINLTEVPKNSGLFVKAALGALPVPGLSNRKPTLPDRAVRLEGFKVDPDHLAAYCKATGLRFGDALPLTYPFVLSFPLAMQLVVARDFPFVAVGAVHAENVIERTREISVSEPLDFETHIENLREHPKGLLVDAITEVNVGRELVWRQVTTFLHQQKTSLSGGPKPEPKPDEVPPPPLKALRVDQKTITRYANASGDHNPIHTSGLGAKAFGFPKPIAHGMWSAATVLGAIEGRIPEKVTYAVKFGKPILLPSTVNLYADQVPDGWDISLKNPKKGYPHLTATLR; from the coding sequence ATGATGACCCAGACCATCAACCTCACCGAGGTGCCCAAGAACAGCGGGCTGTTCGTCAAGGCCGCCCTGGGCGCGCTGCCGGTGCCGGGTCTGTCCAACCGCAAGCCCACCCTGCCGGACCGCGCGGTGCGGCTCGAGGGCTTCAAGGTCGATCCCGATCACCTCGCCGCCTACTGCAAGGCCACCGGGCTGCGCTTCGGTGATGCGCTGCCGCTGACCTACCCGTTCGTGCTCAGCTTCCCGCTGGCCATGCAGCTGGTCGTCGCCCGCGACTTCCCGTTCGTGGCGGTCGGCGCGGTGCACGCGGAGAACGTCATCGAACGCACCCGCGAGATCTCGGTGTCCGAGCCGCTGGACTTCGAGACCCACATCGAGAACCTGCGCGAGCACCCCAAGGGCCTGCTGGTGGACGCCATCACCGAGGTGAACGTGGGCCGGGAACTGGTGTGGCGGCAGGTCACCACCTTCCTGCACCAGCAGAAGACCTCGCTGTCGGGCGGGCCGAAGCCCGAGCCCAAGCCGGACGAGGTGCCGCCCCCGCCGCTGAAGGCGCTGCGCGTCGATCAGAAGACGATCACCCGCTACGCCAATGCCTCCGGTGACCACAACCCGATCCACACCTCGGGCTTGGGCGCCAAGGCGTTCGGGTTCCCCAAGCCGATCGCGCACGGCATGTGGTCGGCCGCCACCGTGCTCGGCGCCATCGAGGGCCGGATTCCCGAAAAGGTCACCTACGCGGTGAAATTCGGCAAGCCGATCCTCCTGCCGTCGACGGTCAACCTGTACGCGGACCAGGTGCCCGATGGCTGGGACATCTCCTTGAAGAACCCGAAGAAGGGCTACCCGCACCTGACCGCTACGCTGCGCTGA
- a CDS encoding alpha-(1->3)-arabinofuranosyltransferase, with product MSTARADRLTSEPGQPEDVQSDATGPGPDRSPHTAPLGRRWLLGSVLVAFLLTFLQAPGQTVADTKYDLAQNPLGFLSRASHLWSSQAPMGQVQNQAYGYFFPHGAFFSLGHVLGLPGWVTQRIWWALLLLAGFWGIVRLCETLGLGSRGSRVIAAIAFALSPRVLTTLGSISSETLPMMLAPWVLLAPAALGVAMKKAGDSTDSFPRRGMATPAGSALALALMGSVNAVATAAAFLPAALWWISYKPNRLWWRFTRAWIPLLALGTFWWVVPLLLLGKVSPPFLDYIESSGVTTQWAALGEVLRGTDSWTPFVSPERIAGAVLVTQPAAVLATGMLAAAGMAGLALRSMPHRGRLVLILLVGLVGICAGYAGELGGPFAEQVRIFLDSGGAPLRNVHKLEPLIRLPLVLGLAHLLSRVPLPGSVPMPVWRRAFAHPERDRMVAVGALILTALALSTSLAWTGKLAPSGAYDKVPGYWRQTADWLAHNASDTRALVVPGAPFGSQIWGLTRDEPLQALASTPWAVRDAVPLNPPGAIRAMDSVQRLIADGRPSAGLAATLTGQGIGTLVLRNDLDPDTSRSTRPMLAHRTIEGSPGLTKVAQFGDPVETGRVEGLVADGDLRPAYPAVEIYRVETKAPGTPAEVRGGVGAPPGFPGAFTVPLDSIPVVQGGPEVVERLRRNPATPAGPTLLAADAATAGLPADGVTLTDTPMDREADFGRVDNHDSALRAPGDARRTHNLVPDYPVYGAQLVEGEWSGATVTASSAAGDATQLGGAAPGSSTAAAVDGDPATSWISNGAEHAVGQWLRLDLDKPVTSAVLRLTTSAAAIGSPVKWVEVETAKGTVAARITEPDTPVSISLPPGRTDWIKITAIHTEDGSAGGQFGISEVSVDDYADRDNPVTLDIRHRTVLPPAPAGAAVRGWDLGQEFPGRSACFDSPDRVRCAKGLALAAEEPGLFERTLQVPQPVTVTPDLIVHTRPGPALEALLTDPDRPIARGQADVADPRGSALAATDGDPRTSWTAPETAVRNPAGAKPTLTIELPAPTLVTGLAVTPSRGDLPAHPTSISVNLGDGPQVRAVNPNAGAQSRVELHPFVTDRIEVSIQSWDPVLDRTALGFAQEQPPGLAEVTVLGPDYPAPADPDRQITVDCAHGPTIAAAGRTLHTTVTAAAAELLSGAPVPATVCAVDDTPESGNSGDASIEFPSGRVDVAVAPTDLFTVDELRLDRTPALPPVADPNGAGGPQVLVLPLSTNVGWQATAADGTALKPLVINGWQQAWLVPPGTKGPITVAFPIDRWYRLAIFGGLLLLIPLAVLAFRGARSPVRDDGPPPRPWRSRTLAGLGLAAAATLIAGPIVLALTGIGLLIDHLRLRRWPRILVALAGGGTAVCAAALSTGPWRSLEGYAGGSLWVQFPALVAVLAVGLAALPDRR from the coding sequence TTGAGTACGGCTCGCGCTGACCGGCTGACCTCCGAACCAGGCCAACCCGAAGACGTACAGTCCGACGCGACCGGTCCGGGCCCGGACCGGTCACCGCACACCGCACCGCTGGGCCGGCGCTGGCTGCTCGGCAGTGTGCTCGTCGCGTTCCTGCTGACGTTCCTGCAAGCGCCCGGGCAGACCGTCGCCGACACCAAATACGATCTGGCGCAGAATCCGCTCGGCTTCCTCTCCCGCGCCTCCCACCTGTGGAGCAGCCAGGCCCCGATGGGGCAGGTGCAGAACCAGGCCTACGGCTACTTCTTCCCGCACGGCGCGTTCTTCTCGCTCGGGCATGTGCTGGGCCTGCCGGGCTGGGTGACCCAGCGCATCTGGTGGGCGCTGCTGCTGCTCGCCGGATTCTGGGGCATCGTGCGGCTGTGCGAGACGCTCGGACTGGGCAGCCGCGGGTCCCGGGTGATCGCCGCGATCGCGTTCGCGCTGTCGCCGCGCGTGCTCACCACCCTCGGTTCCATCTCCTCCGAGACGCTGCCGATGATGCTCGCGCCCTGGGTCCTGCTGGCCCCGGCGGCGCTGGGCGTCGCGATGAAAAAGGCCGGGGATTCGACCGATTCGTTCCCGCGGCGCGGGATGGCGACCCCCGCGGGCAGCGCGCTCGCCCTCGCCCTGATGGGTTCGGTGAACGCGGTGGCCACCGCCGCGGCGTTCCTGCCCGCCGCGCTGTGGTGGATCTCCTACAAACCCAACCGCCTGTGGTGGCGCTTCACCCGCGCCTGGATTCCGCTGCTGGCACTGGGCACGTTCTGGTGGGTGGTGCCACTGCTGTTGCTGGGCAAGGTGAGTCCGCCGTTCCTGGACTACATCGAATCCTCCGGCGTGACCACGCAGTGGGCCGCGCTCGGTGAGGTGCTGCGCGGCACCGACAGCTGGACCCCGTTCGTCTCCCCGGAACGCATCGCGGGCGCGGTGCTGGTCACCCAGCCCGCCGCGGTGCTGGCCACCGGCATGCTGGCGGCGGCCGGAATGGCCGGGCTGGCACTGCGATCCATGCCGCACCGCGGACGGCTCGTGCTGATCCTGCTGGTCGGGCTGGTCGGCATCTGCGCGGGCTACGCGGGCGAACTCGGCGGCCCGTTCGCCGAGCAGGTGCGGATCTTCCTGGACTCCGGCGGCGCACCGCTGCGCAACGTGCACAAGCTGGAACCGCTCATCCGGCTGCCGCTGGTGCTGGGCCTGGCGCACCTGCTGAGCCGGGTGCCGCTGCCGGGTTCGGTGCCGATGCCGGTGTGGCGCAGGGCCTTCGCGCATCCCGAACGCGACCGGATGGTGGCGGTGGGCGCGCTCATCCTCACCGCGCTGGCCCTGTCCACCTCGCTGGCCTGGACCGGCAAGCTCGCGCCCAGCGGCGCCTACGACAAGGTGCCCGGCTACTGGCGGCAGACCGCGGACTGGTTGGCGCACAACGCTTCCGACACCCGCGCGCTCGTGGTGCCGGGCGCCCCGTTCGGCAGTCAGATCTGGGGTTTGACCCGGGACGAACCGCTGCAAGCGCTGGCGAGCACGCCGTGGGCGGTACGGGACGCGGTGCCGCTCAATCCGCCCGGCGCGATTCGGGCCATGGATTCGGTGCAGCGGCTCATCGCCGACGGCCGGCCCTCGGCGGGCCTCGCGGCCACGTTGACCGGGCAGGGCATCGGAACCCTGGTGCTGCGCAACGATCTCGACCCCGACACCTCGCGCTCCACGCGGCCGATGCTGGCGCATCGGACCATCGAGGGCTCGCCCGGACTGACCAAGGTCGCGCAGTTCGGCGACCCGGTCGAGACCGGCCGAGTGGAAGGTCTGGTGGCGGACGGGGATCTGCGCCCGGCCTACCCCGCCGTCGAGATCTATCGCGTCGAGACGAAGGCGCCCGGCACGCCCGCCGAGGTGCGCGGCGGCGTCGGTGCGCCGCCCGGTTTTCCGGGCGCGTTCACCGTGCCCCTCGACAGCATCCCCGTGGTCCAGGGCGGTCCCGAAGTGGTGGAACGGTTGCGCCGCAATCCCGCGACGCCCGCCGGGCCGACCCTGCTGGCCGCCGACGCCGCCACCGCCGGACTGCCTGCCGACGGCGTCACCCTCACCGACACCCCCATGGACCGGGAGGCCGACTTCGGGCGCGTCGACAACCACGATTCGGCCCTGCGCGCCCCGGGGGACGCCCGCCGCACCCACAATCTGGTCCCCGACTATCCGGTGTACGGCGCACAGCTGGTGGAGGGCGAATGGTCGGGCGCGACCGTCACCGCCTCCAGCGCCGCCGGGGACGCCACCCAGCTCGGCGGGGCCGCACCCGGCAGCTCCACCGCGGCCGCCGTGGACGGCGACCCGGCCACCTCCTGGATCTCCAACGGCGCCGAACACGCGGTCGGACAATGGCTTCGACTGGACCTCGACAAGCCGGTCACCTCCGCGGTGCTGCGGCTGACCACCAGCGCGGCCGCCATCGGCAGCCCGGTGAAATGGGTGGAGGTCGAGACCGCCAAGGGCACGGTCGCCGCGCGCATCACCGAACCCGATACGCCGGTGTCGATCTCGCTGCCTCCGGGCCGCACCGACTGGATCAAGATCACCGCCATTCATACCGAAGACGGCAGTGCCGGTGGGCAATTCGGGATCAGCGAGGTCAGCGTGGACGACTACGCCGACCGCGACAATCCGGTGACCCTCGACATCCGCCACCGCACCGTGCTGCCGCCCGCACCCGCCGGCGCCGCGGTCCGCGGCTGGGACCTCGGCCAGGAATTCCCCGGCCGCAGCGCGTGTTTCGACTCCCCCGACCGGGTCCGCTGCGCCAAGGGCCTGGCGCTGGCCGCCGAGGAGCCGGGCCTGTTCGAGCGCACGCTCCAGGTGCCGCAGCCGGTCACGGTGACCCCCGACCTGATCGTGCACACCCGCCCCGGCCCGGCGCTGGAGGCGCTGCTGACCGATCCGGACCGGCCGATCGCGCGCGGGCAGGCCGATGTCGCCGATCCGCGCGGCTCCGCCCTGGCCGCCACCGACGGCGACCCGCGCACCAGCTGGACCGCGCCGGAGACCGCTGTGCGCAACCCGGCCGGCGCGAAACCCACGCTCACCATCGAACTTCCGGCCCCGACACTGGTGACCGGGCTGGCGGTGACGCCCTCGCGCGGCGATCTGCCCGCCCACCCCACCTCGATCTCGGTGAACCTCGGCGACGGCCCGCAGGTGCGCGCGGTGAACCCGAACGCCGGGGCGCAGAGCCGGGTGGAGCTGCACCCGTTCGTCACCGACCGCATCGAGGTCAGCATTCAGAGCTGGGACCCGGTACTCGACCGCACCGCACTGGGTTTCGCGCAGGAGCAGCCGCCGGGCCTGGCCGAGGTGACCGTGCTCGGGCCCGACTATCCGGCGCCCGCGGACCCCGACCGCCAGATCACCGTCGACTGCGCACACGGCCCCACCATCGCCGCGGCAGGCCGCACCCTGCACACCACCGTGACCGCCGCCGCCGCCGAATTGCTCTCCGGCGCACCGGTGCCGGCGACAGTCTGCGCGGTGGACGACACCCCGGAGTCCGGGAACAGCGGTGACGCGAGTATCGAATTCCCCTCCGGGCGAGTGGATGTCGCGGTCGCGCCGACCGACCTGTTCACCGTCGACGAGCTGCGCCTCGACCGCACCCCTGCCCTGCCGCCGGTCGCGGATCCGAACGGCGCCGGCGGCCCCCAGGTCCTGGTACTGCCTTTGAGCACCAATGTCGGGTGGCAGGCGACAGCGGCCGACGGCACCGCGTTGAAACCGCTGGTGATCAATGGCTGGCAGCAGGCGTGGCTGGTGCCGCCCGGCACCAAGGGCCCGATCACCGTCGCGTTCCCCATCGATCGCTGGTATCGGCTGGCCATCTTCGGCGGCCTGCTCTTGCTGATTCCGCTTGCGGTGCTTGCCTTCCGGGGCGCGCGGTCGCCGGTCCGCGACGACGGTCCCCCGCCGCGGCCGTGGCGCAGTCGCACGCTCGCGGGGCTGGGACTCGCGGCCGCGGCCACCCTCATCGCGGGGCCGATCGTCTTGGCGCTCACCGGGATCGGGCTGCTGATCGACCACCTCCGCCTGCGTCGGTGGCCTCGAATCCTGGTCGCCCTCGCCGGCGGCGGCACCGCGGTGTGCGCGGCGGCGCTGTCGACCGGCCCGTGGCGCTCGCTGGAGGGTTATGCCGGCGGCTCGCTGTGGGTGCAGTTCCCGGCGCTGGTCGCGGTGCTCGCGGTCGGTCTCGCGGCGCTGCCGGACCGGCGCTGA